A single region of the Triticum dicoccoides isolate Atlit2015 ecotype Zavitan chromosome 2B, WEW_v2.0, whole genome shotgun sequence genome encodes:
- the LOC119367545 gene encoding uncharacterized protein LOC119367545: MFLLKVKAGWVGSSSASAFPACHCFLMERTFGCSCASGGGLGWNCSVGSLPFFCSDTEWFGWSTTQSQGWMVKLYMASTMYEMKNHILLKDQLQIRAVKEWMPNCSDVGRSESIIRYMASLEGFSVVSCLSVRILPI, encoded by the exons ATGTTCCTCCTCAAGGTCAAG GCAGGCTGGGTGGGCTCCTCGTCGGCGTCGGCTTTCCCTGCCTGCCACTGCTTTCTGATGGAGCGGACCTTTGGATGCTCCTGTGCCTCTGGTGGTGGGCTAG GCTGGAACTGCTCTGTTGGATCCTTACCTTTCTTTTGCAGTGACACTGAATGGTTTGGCTGGTCCACAACACAGTCTCAG GGATGGATGGTCAAGTTGTATATGGCTTCCACCATGTACGAGATGAAAAACCATATCTTGCTCAAGGACCAGTTGCAAATAAG GGCAGTTAAAGAGTGGATGCCCAACTGCTCTGATGTAGGCCGCTCCGAATCAATTATCCGATATATGGCGTCTCTTGAAG GATTCTCAGTGGTCTCATGCCTCTCTGTCAGGATTCTCCCAATTTGA